From a region of the Candidatus Sulfotelmatobacter sp. genome:
- a CDS encoding HD domain-containing protein, with translation MARPKRIYDPVHGFIDLDAGEVALLDTPTVQRLRRLRQLGLAYLAFPSAEHSRFSHALGALATGTRAFDALCAHSPEAFDSAREIAEQRRLLRAALLLHDVGHGPFSHACEAVLGVRHELRTQAILQRGEIADALTALDVDPSAVLGLIVGDPATNAVLRELVSGPNLDADRMDYLLRDAYFTGVSGGTYDAAQLLASLRILEIEGSRELGVDGRGVVALESFVLARYMMFASVYFHHTTRAFERVLNDVLRELWPNPRALDAIDEFLAWDDFRVLDALRDAPGESARALRERETFYGLAAEFNAERDLHAFEECERALRDRWGADVWADSQEQLLHRLPLGTAGVAPTVRVRLTGRVVDARTASDLIAKLSGKAYWRKLFVHAPPEQVDRARAICAEIIAGGRHPRLF, from the coding sequence GTGGCGCGGCCCAAGCGCATCTACGATCCGGTCCACGGCTTCATCGACCTCGACGCGGGCGAGGTGGCTCTGCTCGACACGCCGACCGTGCAACGCTTGCGCCGACTGCGTCAGTTGGGGTTGGCCTATCTCGCGTTCCCGTCGGCCGAGCATTCGCGCTTCTCGCACGCGCTCGGCGCGCTGGCGACCGGGACGCGCGCGTTCGACGCGCTCTGCGCGCACTCGCCCGAGGCCTTCGACTCCGCCCGCGAGATCGCCGAACAGCGGCGCCTGTTGCGCGCCGCCCTGCTGCTGCACGACGTCGGACACGGGCCGTTCTCGCACGCCTGCGAAGCGGTGCTCGGCGTGCGGCACGAGCTGCGCACGCAAGCGATCCTGCAGCGCGGGGAGATCGCCGACGCGCTGACGGCGCTCGACGTCGACCCGAGCGCGGTGCTGGGCTTGATCGTCGGCGACCCGGCGACGAACGCCGTGCTGCGCGAGCTGGTCAGCGGACCCAACCTCGACGCCGACCGCATGGACTACCTGTTGCGCGACGCGTACTTCACCGGCGTCTCGGGCGGGACGTACGACGCCGCGCAGCTGCTGGCGTCGCTGCGCATCCTGGAGATCGAGGGCAGCCGCGAGCTGGGCGTCGACGGTCGCGGCGTCGTCGCGCTGGAGTCGTTCGTGCTGGCGCGCTACATGATGTTCGCCAGCGTCTACTTCCACCACACGACGCGCGCGTTCGAGCGCGTGCTCAACGACGTGCTGCGCGAGCTGTGGCCCAACCCGCGCGCGCTCGACGCGATCGACGAGTTCTTGGCCTGGGACGACTTCCGCGTGCTCGACGCGCTGCGCGACGCGCCCGGCGAGAGCGCGCGGGCGCTGCGCGAGCGCGAGACCTTCTACGGCTTGGCGGCCGAGTTCAACGCCGAGCGCGACCTGCACGCCTTCGAAGAGTGCGAGCGCGCCCTCCGGGACCGCTGGGGTGCGGACGTGTGGGCCGACTCGCAGGAGCAGCTCCTCCACCGGCTGCCGCTGGGGACGGCCGGGGTCGCGCCGACGGTCCGGGTCCGGCTGACCGGCCGGGTGGTCGACGCCCGCACCGCCTCGGACCTGATCGCCAAGCTGTCCGGCAAGGCCTACTGGCGCAAGCTGTTCGTCCACGCCCCGCCCGAACAGGTCGATCGGGCGCGGGCCATTTGCGCGGAGATCATCGCCGGCGGCCGCCACCCGCGCCTGTTCTGA
- the dnaG gene encoding DNA primase, producing the protein MRVDDGVKREILARTDIGEVIGAYVALRKRGNDLVGLCPFHGEKTPSFHVHPDRGFFKCFGCGVAGDALTFVQKHENVGFLDALRVLGKRVGVELQDEDPRAARVRSEKEAIYHANEVARAWFHRMLLDPREGAPARAYCEGRGISAATIEAFSLGFAPDRWDGLVDELRANGVDLALAAKGGLLKPSQRGGWYDFYRGRLMIPTLATTGETIAFGGRALGDQEPKYLNTATTPVYTKGRHLFALNVARRAAAKDDAAIVVEGYLDCIALHQAGFANAVAVLGTAFTPEQARELRRVAARAILCFDADAAGTEALLKSIDVLAAEGVTPLALRLPDAKDPDEFVRRNGAPAFAALLAAPLTATQIKLDAEIDRRGTSMDRGTMARWAEETIRRLTPQAEWDRQRVYLAGRLGLAPDDLRRARLMINPAHFVPRSDGARASRHITPDMMERPTFEREVLCIVLDEPTLLAEYAERIPAERFDQPHLRRIWETLCGHARSLTQPSDVHALLAGDEDAAVTLASVSGIVQFADTEERRAKLDRVVARFARDDAERRYREVGARIDRHFEAGEPVPTDLRAEHAALAAELKG; encoded by the coding sequence GTGCGTGTCGACGACGGAGTCAAGCGGGAGATCCTGGCGCGCACCGACATCGGCGAGGTGATCGGGGCGTACGTCGCCCTGCGCAAGCGCGGCAACGATCTGGTCGGACTGTGCCCGTTCCACGGCGAGAAGACGCCCTCGTTCCACGTCCATCCCGACCGCGGTTTCTTCAAGTGCTTCGGCTGCGGCGTGGCCGGCGACGCGCTGACGTTCGTGCAGAAGCACGAGAACGTCGGCTTCCTCGACGCGCTGCGCGTGCTCGGCAAGCGCGTCGGCGTCGAGCTGCAGGACGAGGACCCGCGCGCGGCGCGCGTTCGCAGCGAAAAAGAGGCGATCTACCACGCCAACGAGGTCGCGCGCGCGTGGTTCCACCGCATGCTGCTCGACCCGCGCGAAGGCGCGCCGGCCCGCGCCTACTGCGAGGGGCGCGGGATCAGCGCGGCCACCATCGAGGCGTTCTCGCTCGGGTTCGCGCCCGACCGGTGGGACGGGCTGGTCGACGAGCTGCGCGCGAACGGCGTCGACCTCGCGCTGGCGGCGAAGGGCGGGCTGCTCAAGCCCAGCCAGCGCGGCGGCTGGTACGATTTCTACCGTGGCCGCCTGATGATCCCGACGCTGGCGACCACCGGCGAGACGATCGCCTTCGGCGGCCGCGCGCTGGGCGATCAGGAACCGAAATACCTCAACACGGCGACGACGCCGGTCTACACCAAGGGACGCCATCTGTTCGCGCTCAACGTGGCGCGGCGCGCCGCCGCGAAAGACGACGCGGCGATCGTGGTCGAGGGCTATCTCGACTGCATCGCGCTGCACCAGGCCGGCTTCGCCAACGCGGTCGCGGTACTCGGCACCGCGTTCACCCCCGAGCAGGCGCGCGAGCTGCGCCGCGTCGCCGCGCGCGCGATCCTATGCTTCGACGCCGACGCCGCCGGTACGGAGGCGCTGCTCAAGTCGATCGACGTGTTGGCCGCCGAAGGCGTCACGCCGCTGGCGCTGCGGTTGCCCGACGCCAAGGATCCCGACGAGTTCGTGCGCCGCAACGGCGCCCCGGCGTTCGCGGCGCTGCTGGCCGCGCCGCTGACGGCGACGCAGATCAAGCTCGACGCCGAGATCGACCGCCGCGGGACGTCGATGGACCGCGGAACGATGGCCCGCTGGGCGGAGGAGACGATCCGCCGCCTCACCCCGCAGGCCGAGTGGGACCGCCAGCGCGTCTATTTGGCCGGCCGGCTGGGGCTCGCGCCGGACGATCTGCGGCGCGCCCGCCTGATGATCAACCCGGCCCATTTCGTTCCCCGCTCCGACGGGGCGCGTGCCTCGCGCCACATCACGCCGGACATGATGGAGCGGCCGACCTTCGAGCGCGAGGTGCTGTGCATCGTGCTCGACGAGCCGACCCTGCTGGCCGAGTACGCCGAGCGGATCCCGGCCGAACGCTTCGATCAGCCGCATCTCCGCAGGATTTGGGAGACCCTGTGTGGGCACGCTCGCTCGCTCACGCAACCATCGGACGTGCACGCACTGTTGGCAGGTGATGAAGACGCGGCGGTGACGCTGGCGTCGGTCTCCGGGATCGTACAATTTGCCGATACCGAGGAGCGGCGCGCGAAATTGGACCGCGTCGTCGCGCGCTTTGCGCGTGACGACGCCGAACGCCGCTACCGAGAGGTCGGTGCCCGGATCGATCGCCATTTCGAGGCGGGCGAGCCGGTGCCGACCGACCTCCGCGCCGAACACGCGGCGCTCGCCGCAGAACTGAAAGGATGA
- the rpoD gene encoding RNA polymerase sigma factor RpoD: protein MNTSMARTKKTAAAADAPAPSLEEQIKKLLTAGKKRGSLTYEEINAVFDNVEDVAPERMDDLLEEIASLGIEIVEEQAKEDKPADRDEPEEVAVAAGLALDDPVRMYLKEIGRVPLLSMDDERRLAMAIEAGENEVLKNGTADNRIVLDGEEAKRKLTEANLRLVVSIAKKYVGRGMLFLDLIQEGNLGLIRAVEKFDYRKGYKFSTYATWWIRQAITRALADQARTIRIPVHMVETINRLIKISRQLLQELGRDPTVEEIANEMGLTPEKVREVIKISQEPISLETPIGEEEDSHLGDFIEDQEAVAPAEAASVMLLKEKMQDVLKNLTERERKVLVLRFGLEDGHQRTLEEVGQEFGVTRERIRQIEAKALRKLRHPSRGKALKDYWSNE, encoded by the coding sequence GTGAACACCAGCATGGCCCGCACCAAGAAAACAGCCGCAGCCGCCGACGCGCCGGCGCCGTCCCTCGAAGAGCAGATCAAAAAGCTCCTCACCGCGGGGAAGAAGCGCGGCTCGCTGACGTACGAAGAGATCAACGCCGTCTTCGACAACGTCGAGGACGTCGCTCCCGAGCGCATGGACGACCTGCTCGAGGAGATCGCGTCGCTCGGCATCGAGATCGTCGAAGAGCAGGCGAAGGAAGACAAGCCGGCCGATCGCGACGAGCCCGAAGAGGTCGCGGTTGCCGCTGGTCTCGCCCTCGACGACCCCGTTCGCATGTATCTCAAGGAGATCGGGCGCGTCCCGCTCCTTTCGATGGACGACGAGCGGCGTTTGGCGATGGCGATCGAGGCCGGCGAGAACGAAGTCCTCAAGAACGGCACGGCCGACAATCGCATCGTGCTCGACGGCGAAGAGGCGAAGCGCAAGCTGACCGAGGCCAACCTGCGCCTGGTCGTCTCGATCGCGAAGAAGTACGTCGGCCGCGGCATGCTCTTCCTGGACTTGATCCAGGAAGGCAATCTCGGTTTGATCCGCGCGGTGGAGAAGTTCGACTACCGCAAGGGCTACAAGTTCTCGACCTACGCGACGTGGTGGATTCGCCAAGCGATCACGCGCGCGCTGGCCGATCAAGCGCGCACGATTCGCATCCCCGTGCACATGGTCGAGACGATCAACCGTCTCATCAAGATCAGCCGGCAGCTGCTGCAAGAGCTGGGCCGCGATCCGACGGTGGAAGAGATCGCCAACGAGATGGGGCTCACGCCCGAGAAGGTCCGCGAAGTCATCAAGATCTCGCAGGAGCCGATCTCGCTCGAGACCCCGATCGGCGAAGAAGAAGACTCGCACCTGGGCGACTTCATCGAAGACCAGGAAGCGGTCGCGCCGGCCGAGGCCGCCAGCGTCATGCTGCTCAAAGAGAAGATGCAGGACGTCCTCAAGAACCTCACCGAGCGCGAGCGCAAGGTGCTGGTGCTGCGCTTCGGGCTCGAAGACGGCCACCAGCGCACGCTCGAGGAAGTCGGTCAGGAGTTCGGCGTCACCCGCGAACGCATCCGCCAGATCGAAGCCAAGGCGCTGCGCAAGCTGCGCCACCCCAGCCGCGGCAAAGCCCTCAAAGACTACTGGTCCAACGAGTAA
- a CDS encoding ribonuclease E inhibitor RraB produces MQLPVGPPIPVGTTFIVPLDTAKIIGIVKASSSHERIFCTTLSPPWTQEGWELAGEALWIVDDYALRDGSWPIVSTSADIVREPPPRFATTAKDGSPLFVVFDPVSLTAIEKAPVDGADDQREWSTAPRYIPADVRTFEAALAKTFGLPPPIDPKIDQEETSRRLLGVIRSHVADVTQPRPFDHALLFRDKKRARAALAALEADGLTATLDAPLFRSALLTIVQQSVPSFPAIAPQVARWQAFAREHGGEYDGFGCPTDA; encoded by the coding sequence GTGCAACTCCCCGTCGGTCCACCGATCCCGGTCGGCACGACCTTCATCGTGCCCCTCGACACTGCCAAGATCATCGGAATCGTCAAGGCGTCGAGCAGTCACGAGCGCATCTTTTGCACGACGCTCTCGCCGCCGTGGACGCAAGAGGGATGGGAGCTGGCCGGCGAGGCGCTCTGGATCGTCGACGACTACGCGTTGCGCGACGGCTCCTGGCCGATCGTATCGACGTCCGCGGACATCGTCCGCGAGCCGCCGCCGCGCTTTGCCACCACCGCGAAGGACGGCTCCCCGCTGTTCGTCGTCTTCGATCCCGTCAGCTTGACGGCGATTGAAAAAGCACCTGTTGACGGAGCGGACGACCAACGGGAATGGTCGACCGCACCGCGTTACATCCCTGCGGACGTTCGCACGTTCGAGGCGGCGCTCGCGAAAACGTTCGGCTTGCCGCCGCCCATCGACCCGAAGATCGATCAGGAAGAGACGAGCCGCCGTCTCCTGGGCGTCATACGCTCCCACGTCGCCGACGTCACGCAGCCGCGGCCGTTCGACCACGCGCTTTTGTTTCGCGACAAGAAGCGCGCTCGGGCCGCGCTTGCCGCGCTCGAAGCCGACGGGCTGACCGCGACGCTCGATGCGCCGCTCTTCCGCAGCGCGCTGTTGACGATCGTGCAGCAGAGCGTCCCGTCCTTTCCGGCGATCGCGCCGCAGGTCGCGCGGTGGCAGGCCTTTGCGCGCGAGCACGGCGGCGAGTACGACGGTTTCGGCTGCCCGACCGACGCTTGA
- a CDS encoding peptidylprolyl isomerase, with protein MRTGLRDPDELVRIQFLDLEARRHDRDGLAWVTPLVRDPSWRVAEQATETVRVLEGKPRTEHLTAIPDGVVTPTPAPVDTEPALPRPAGLGPPRAPTAADARLDVPLRPSTSALMDGPMPGPHPRVRIGTTEGTIVVRLYPEWAPLTVANFLHLVDRGYYDGLRFFRIVPDFVVQTGDPTDTGDGDAGYTIPAEENPLPQRAGVISMGLNYTDGPHPGPIRDSAGTQFYITLSPQPHLDRDFTVFGAVESGFATLGRLTESDRMTRVERLSDD; from the coding sequence GTGCGGACGGGGCTGCGGGACCCCGACGAGCTGGTCCGCATCCAGTTCCTGGACCTCGAGGCGCGCCGTCACGACCGCGACGGGCTGGCATGGGTGACGCCGCTCGTGCGCGACCCGTCGTGGCGGGTCGCCGAGCAGGCGACCGAGACCGTGCGGGTGCTCGAGGGCAAGCCCCGCACCGAGCACCTCACCGCCATTCCGGACGGCGTCGTGACGCCCACGCCCGCGCCCGTCGATACCGAGCCGGCACTGCCGCGGCCGGCCGGACTGGGCCCGCCGCGCGCCCCGACCGCCGCCGACGCGCGGCTCGATGTGCCGCTGCGTCCGTCGACCAGCGCGCTGATGGACGGGCCGATGCCGGGACCGCACCCGCGCGTGCGCATCGGCACGACCGAAGGGACGATCGTCGTGCGGCTGTATCCCGAGTGGGCGCCGTTGACCGTCGCCAACTTCTTGCATCTCGTCGATCGCGGTTACTACGACGGCTTGCGGTTCTTCCGCATCGTGCCGGACTTCGTGGTGCAAACCGGTGATCCGACCGACACCGGCGACGGCGACGCCGGCTACACGATCCCCGCCGAAGAGAACCCGTTGCCGCAACGCGCGGGCGTCATCTCGATGGGGCTGAACTACACCGACGGGCCGCATCCCGGGCCGATTCGCGACTCGGCCGGCACGCAGTTCTACATCACGCTCTCACCGCAGCCGCACCTCGATCGCGACTTCACCGTCTTCGGCGCGGTCGAAAGCGGTTTCGCGACGCTCGGCCGCCTGACCGAGAGCGATCGCATGACCCGCGTCGAGCGCCTCTCCGACGACTAA
- a CDS encoding proline dehydrogenase family protein encodes MAVLDVIQTPAFQRRFFFLAKRFIAGESAEDALSAVRTLNEHGMSATLDFLGEDVVSLPEAERTRDAYLQLLAAVRGSGVDTNVSVKLSAIGLLVGEEIALANLRAISDAAAATPDPFVRVDMEGSAVTDATLRIVDQAFGEGRAVGPVLQAYLRRTPDDVERAIAAGMRVRLCKGAYAEPAAIAYKDMPTIRRAYLREAESLLEHGMYPGIATHDERLITAVQRFARERGIGPDRFEFQMLYGVRPDVQRRIVADGWRLRVYVPYGTHWAGYFYRRITERPENAFFALRSMLSR; translated from the coding sequence GTGGCAGTCCTCGACGTTATCCAAACCCCGGCGTTTCAGCGGCGATTCTTCTTCTTGGCCAAACGCTTCATCGCCGGCGAGAGCGCCGAGGACGCCTTGTCGGCGGTGCGGACGCTGAACGAGCACGGGATGAGCGCGACGCTCGACTTCCTGGGCGAAGATGTCGTGTCCCTGCCCGAAGCCGAGCGCACGCGCGACGCGTACCTGCAACTGCTCGCGGCGGTGCGTGGATCGGGCGTCGACACCAACGTCTCGGTGAAGCTGAGCGCGATCGGCCTGTTGGTCGGCGAAGAGATCGCGCTCGCGAACCTGCGCGCGATCAGCGACGCCGCGGCCGCCACGCCCGATCCGTTCGTGCGCGTGGACATGGAGGGCAGCGCCGTCACCGACGCGACCCTGCGCATCGTCGACCAGGCGTTCGGCGAAGGACGCGCCGTCGGTCCGGTGCTCCAGGCCTACCTGCGGCGCACGCCCGACGACGTCGAGCGCGCGATCGCGGCCGGAATGCGCGTGCGGCTGTGCAAGGGCGCCTACGCGGAGCCGGCCGCGATCGCCTACAAGGACATGCCGACGATTCGCCGCGCGTACTTGCGCGAAGCGGAGTCGCTGCTCGAGCACGGCATGTATCCCGGCATCGCGACGCACGACGAACGCCTGATCACCGCGGTCCAGCGGTTCGCCCGCGAGCGCGGCATCGGCCCCGACCGCTTCGAGTTCCAGATGCTCTACGGCGTGCGGCCCGACGTACAGCGGCGCATCGTCGCCGACGGCTGGCGGCTGCGCGTGTACGTGCCGTACGGAACGCACTGGGCCGGCTACTTCTACCGCCGCATCACCGAACGCCCCGAGAACGCCTTCTTCGCCCTGCGCTCGATGCTCTCTCGTTAG
- a CDS encoding response regulator: protein MAWRVLVADDDPEICTLIKTILSKGPYDITLCNDAESALVHIQREEPYDILISDFMLPGISGIELITQVRQNAATARMPIVMISGHSNYAMDARAKSAGANAFLNKPFTLSQLRTTVHQLLTDPLQSVLGA from the coding sequence ATGGCGTGGCGCGTCCTGGTCGCAGACGACGACCCGGAAATCTGCACCCTGATCAAGACGATCCTCTCGAAGGGGCCGTACGACATTACGCTCTGCAACGATGCCGAGAGCGCGCTGGTGCACATCCAGCGCGAGGAGCCGTACGACATCCTGATCAGCGACTTCATGCTGCCGGGTATCTCGGGGATCGAGCTGATCACGCAAGTGCGCCAGAACGCCGCGACCGCGCGCATGCCGATCGTCATGATCAGCGGCCACAGCAACTACGCGATGGACGCGCGAGCCAAGTCGGCCGGCGCGAACGCGTTTCTGAACAAACCCTTCACACTCTCGCAGCTGCGAACGACCGTTCATCAGCTCTTGACCGACCCGCTCCAGTCCGTCCTCGGCGCGTAA
- a CDS encoding manganese efflux pump: MTLAALAKIVVVAFSLGLDVFAVSVGVGMRGTGGALKVRIGLAFATAEVSMTLIGVGIGRVAGHLLGEGAAYLGFAALVGVGCYMIHEARAQTEPGDGFDLSRGWGLVLGALSISLDSLGIGFSILFIGVPLVVSIVCIAVASLVSTTLGLLLGRRIGAIGEEKAALGSGVVLILTGLAFGVLKYFHVGG, translated from the coding sequence GTGACGCTCGCGGCGCTCGCGAAGATCGTCGTGGTCGCGTTCTCGCTCGGGCTCGACGTCTTCGCGGTCTCGGTCGGGGTCGGGATGCGCGGCACCGGCGGCGCGCTCAAGGTCCGCATCGGGCTGGCGTTCGCGACCGCCGAGGTGTCGATGACGCTGATCGGCGTCGGCATCGGCCGGGTGGCCGGGCACCTGCTCGGGGAGGGGGCCGCGTACTTGGGCTTCGCGGCGCTGGTCGGCGTGGGCTGTTACATGATCCACGAGGCACGAGCGCAAACGGAACCGGGCGATGGCTTCGACCTCTCGCGCGGCTGGGGACTCGTCCTGGGCGCCCTCTCGATCAGCTTGGACTCGCTGGGGATCGGTTTCTCGATCCTCTTCATCGGCGTGCCGCTGGTGGTCAGCATCGTCTGCATCGCCGTCGCCTCGCTCGTCTCGACCACGCTGGGGCTGCTGCTGGGGCGCCGCATCGGCGCGATCGGCGAGGAGAAGGCCGCGCTCGGGTCGGGCGTCGTCCTGATCCTGACGGGCCTGGCGTTCGGTGTCCTCAAGTACTTTCACGTCGGCGGCTGA
- a CDS encoding gamma-glutamyltransferase family protein produces MPTDTSVTAWPSRAVARSTRAMVATPHAQATDAGLEMLRRGGNAVDAAIAANAVLAVAYPASCGLGGDAFWIVHDPRTGTVSYNGSGRTPRTASLDALPGGALPERGALAVSVPGGVRSWEDVGRAHGTLGLDELLAPAERFARDGWAVTDVVANYVALNAAMLRADAAAAAIFLPGGRLPRAGDVLRNPDLAATIAAIRAGGADAFYTGAIGERIVATLRAGGSRMTLDDLAAHRTEPTTPLRIAWRGGELLAHPPNSQGALLLLAAGALANDAQAEQPLWHHLAVETMKRAIAIRDTTFCDPAFGDSGVAALLAPERMAALRAEIDPDHASLHAPSADRGGTIFLCVVDEDGMAVSLIQSLYMNFGSGLVVAGTGVVLQNRGAYFTTVPGTPNVYAGGKRPLSTLSPPMFLRDGKPELVFGTMGGDGQPQIQLQFLHQYADRGLDVQRALDFPRWIYGRHTLTERPDLKPGELVIVESRMPDDVVAGLERRGHKVAPLGPYENAMGHAHAIAVDHERGTLAGGADPRADSLALGL; encoded by the coding sequence ATGCCGACCGACACGTCTGTGACCGCCTGGCCCTCACGCGCGGTCGCGCGCTCGACCCGTGCCATGGTCGCCACCCCGCACGCGCAGGCCACCGACGCCGGGCTCGAGATGCTGCGGCGCGGCGGCAACGCCGTCGACGCCGCGATCGCCGCCAACGCGGTGCTGGCCGTCGCCTACCCCGCCAGCTGCGGTCTGGGCGGCGACGCCTTCTGGATCGTGCACGATCCGCGCACCGGCACGGTCTCGTACAACGGCAGCGGTCGCACGCCGCGCACGGCGTCGCTCGACGCGCTGCCCGGCGGCGCGCTGCCCGAGCGCGGCGCGCTCGCGGTCTCGGTTCCCGGCGGCGTGCGTTCGTGGGAGGACGTCGGGCGCGCGCACGGGACGCTCGGCTTGGACGAGCTGCTGGCGCCGGCCGAACGCTTCGCGCGCGACGGGTGGGCGGTCACCGACGTCGTCGCCAACTACGTCGCGCTCAACGCGGCGATGCTCCGCGCCGACGCCGCCGCGGCGGCGATCTTCCTGCCCGGTGGACGCCTCCCGCGTGCCGGCGACGTGCTGCGCAATCCCGACCTCGCCGCGACGATCGCGGCGATCCGCGCCGGCGGCGCGGACGCGTTCTACACCGGCGCGATCGGCGAACGGATCGTCGCGACGCTGCGTGCCGGCGGCAGCCGCATGACGCTCGACGACCTGGCCGCGCACCGCACCGAGCCGACGACGCCGCTGCGCATCGCCTGGCGCGGTGGCGAGCTGTTGGCGCACCCGCCGAACTCGCAAGGCGCGCTGCTGCTCTTGGCCGCCGGCGCCCTGGCGAACGACGCGCAAGCGGAACAGCCGCTGTGGCACCATCTCGCGGTCGAGACGATGAAGCGCGCGATCGCGATCCGCGATACGACCTTCTGCGATCCCGCCTTCGGCGACTCCGGCGTCGCCGCTTTGCTCGCGCCGGAACGGATGGCCGCGCTGCGCGCCGAGATCGATCCCGACCACGCCTCGCTGCACGCCCCCAGCGCCGATCGCGGGGGGACGATCTTTCTGTGCGTCGTCGACGAAGACGGCATGGCCGTCTCGCTGATCCAGAGCCTCTACATGAACTTCGGCTCGGGACTGGTCGTCGCCGGCACCGGCGTCGTGCTGCAGAACCGCGGCGCGTACTTCACCACCGTCCCCGGGACGCCGAACGTCTACGCGGGTGGGAAGCGTCCACTCAGCACGCTCTCGCCGCCGATGTTCTTGCGCGACGGCAAGCCGGAGCTGGTGTTCGGGACGATGGGCGGCGACGGCCAACCGCAGATCCAGCTGCAGTTCTTGCACCAGTACGCCGACCGCGGCCTGGACGTGCAGCGTGCACTCGACTTCCCGCGCTGGATCTACGGCCGTCACACGCTGACGGAACGTCCCGACCTCAAGCCGGGCGAGCTGGTGATCGTCGAGTCGCGCATGCCCGACGACGTCGTCGCGGGCTTGGAGCGCCGCGGCCACAAGGTCGCGCCGCTCGGGCCCTACGAGAACGCGATGGGCCACGCGCACGCGATCGCGGTCGACCACGAGCGCGGCACCTTGGCCGGCGGCGCCGACCCGCGCGCCGACTCGCTCGCGCTGGGGCTCTAA
- a CDS encoding 3-keto-5-aminohexanoate cleavage protein: MDPLIITVAPIGAEVMPDQTPYLPVTPAQLGETARAIRAAGASIVHVHCRNDDGSNTHDVGRFRAAAQAVRAASDLIVQFSTGGAIGMTPAERAAPLQLRPEMATLTCGSVNFGDDVFENTFPIMRDIAAKIAEYGVVPELEIFDLGHLANAKRLAAEGAIRLPAHVDFVLGVPGALDASVENLVACVQALPSGCTWSVAGIGRMQLPLATVAVAMGGHVRVGLEDNLYYSRGRLARNEELVARVVRIAAELGRPVATPDEARRLLGIRTATAA; this comes from the coding sequence GTGGACCCGTTGATCATCACCGTCGCGCCGATCGGCGCCGAGGTCATGCCCGATCAGACGCCCTATCTGCCGGTCACGCCGGCGCAGCTGGGCGAGACCGCGCGCGCGATCCGTGCCGCCGGCGCGAGCATCGTGCACGTGCACTGCCGCAACGACGACGGGTCGAACACGCATGACGTGGGGCGCTTCCGCGCCGCCGCGCAGGCGGTGCGCGCCGCGAGCGACCTGATCGTGCAGTTCTCGACCGGCGGCGCGATCGGGATGACGCCGGCCGAGCGCGCCGCGCCGCTGCAGCTGCGGCCCGAGATGGCGACCCTGACCTGCGGCAGCGTCAACTTCGGCGACGACGTCTTCGAGAACACGTTCCCGATCATGCGCGACATCGCGGCGAAGATCGCCGAGTACGGCGTCGTCCCCGAGCTCGAGATCTTCGATCTCGGGCACCTCGCGAACGCAAAACGGCTCGCCGCCGAAGGCGCGATCCGTTTGCCGGCGCACGTCGACTTCGTGCTGGGCGTCCCCGGCGCGCTCGACGCAAGCGTCGAAAATCTCGTTGCTTGCGTGCAAGCGCTGCCGTCCGGCTGTACGTGGTCGGTGGCGGGAATCGGGCGCATGCAGCTGCCGCTGGCGACCGTCGCCGTCGCGATGGGCGGGCACGTCCGCGTCGGGCTGGAGGACAACCTCTACTACAGCCGCGGCCGGCTGGCGCGCAACGAAGAGCTGGTGGCGCGCGTGGTGCGCATCGCCGCGGAGCTCGGTCGCCCCGTTGCCACGCCCGACGAAGCCCGCCGCTTGCTCGGCATCAGGACCGCAACCGCCGCATAA